The genomic region TGAAAAACTCCGGACGGAAAAACGCCCGCGCCGCATCCACAAACACCGCTTCCGCATCGGTGCCGTCCGGCACGAACCCGAGCCGTTGCCCCGCCTCCCGCACCCCCAGGTTCGAGGTCATCACCACCAGGCAGCCCGAAAACCCCGCCGTCCTCCCGTACGCATCCGTCAGCCGCCCCTCCCCCAGCACCGACAACAGCAGATCGTGCGCCCGCGGATCGGCCTTCTCGATCTCGTCGAACAGCACCACCGCGTACGGCTGGCGTCGCACCGCCCCGGTCAGCAACCCCTCCGGATCGCCCAGCGTCCCCGTCAGCCGCGCCACCGCCGCCGGCGTGACATATTCGTTCATGTCGAACCGCACCAGCCGGTCCGCATCCCCGAAGAGAAACGCCGCCAGCGCCTTCGCGCATTCCGTCTTCCCCACCCCGCTCGGCCCGAGAAACAGCAGGCTGCCCAGCGGCTTCCCGGGATCGTTCAACCGGGCCCGCGCCAGCCCCACAATGTCCGCCGCCGCCCGCAACGCCGCCGCCTGTCCCACCACCCGCCGCGCCAGTGCCTCGAACACCTCCTCCGAACCCCACTGACGGCGCCGGTCCAGGAAGATCGGACTCAGGCCCGTCCGGTCATGAAACTCGGCGATCACCTCGGGCCGCCCGATCGTCTGACCCTGCCGCTTCAACGCCACCTGGCGCAGAAACCCCGCCGCCTTCCCCGGAAACTCCGCCTCGCCGTCGTGCCGCCCCACCAGGTCCACCACCGCCGGCAGGACATCCAGCGTCAGCCGGCAATTCTGCCGTTCCTCGAGGCGCCGCTGCACCGCCACCAGGCAACGGTACGTCGCCGCCTCGTCCAGCGCCGGCACCCGCAGGATCTGGAACAGGTCGGCAAACCCCCGGTCCCGTTCGCGCAACGCCCGCCACCCCTCGGGCGTCACCTCGCACAACAACCGGATGTCCCGCCGCTCGATCCACGGCTTCAGCACATGCGCCACCGTGAGCCGCGAATGCGCGCTGATCCCGGCCAGGAACAACCCCGGCAGATCATCGAAATACAGCACGTGATCCCGCCGCTTCGCCTCCTCGAGAATCGCCATCAGCCGCTGCTCCCACTGCCCCAGGTACGACATCCCCGAAACCAGCCGCGCCGGCGCAATCTGCCACCATTGCCGCGCCGCCCCATCCCCCTCCTCCCGCCGCGCCAGCAGACGATGCAGCGCCTCGTGCACCACCGCCGTCTTCCCCGAACTTCGGGCCCCCAGCACCAGCACCGGCCGCCGTTCCCCGCCCGTCAGCAGCCCGGCCAGTTCGTCCACCTCCCGCTCCCGTTCCTCCGCCCGGTCCAGTTCCTCCGGATACAGCGCGTTCAGGCACCGGCCCACCCGCTCCAGCGCCACCGCCCCGGACTCGGTCGCCGGACCGCCGAGTTGCGCAAAACGTGGACGCTCCTCTTCGGCAAAGTGCACCGGCACGTCCACCGGCACCTCGACCCGCGTCAGCCACGCCCGCCGTGCCGACAACACCACCGCCGGCCGTTCGCTCTCCGATTCGTCACGCTGGACCCGGTCCCGGAAATGCCGCTGCAACGCCGTCGTCGCCCGCTCCACCAGATCCTCCCCCCGCCCCACCTCGAAATACACGTCCTCCAGCGCCGGCACCCGCACCACCCGCCGCTCGAACGCCTCCCACGCCACCAGCAGCACCCCCACCTTCGCGCTGCCCCACGGCCCCTCCAGCCGCAGTGTCACCCAGGCCTCGTCCAGCGGCGGCACCAGAAACGCCGCCATCAGTTCCTCATGACTCGGCTTCGCCGCCAGCGCCGCAAATTGCCGCCGCAGATCCGTCGTCAACCGGGCCAGCGCCCGCGACAACCGGTCCCCCGTCCGGTGCGGTTCCCCCACGGGCAACCCCCGCACATGGTACTGCGTCGCGCCGTTCACAACGCGCTCCTCGACATAGATCGGGACCGGACAGTTCATGGCGTCAGCGGCTCGTTCAGGCGGGCCTCGAACGCCGCCGTCAGGAAGGGTTCCAGCCCCGCCCGGATGTCCCCGTTCCAGGCACGCCGCGTCCCCGTCCGGTCGCTCAGCATCCCCTCATCCTGGTCCCACAGGTAGCGTGGCGAATCCCCTCCCCAACTCCTCGCCCCCAACTCGGGCGGCGGACGGTACTTCAACAGATCCGCCGCTTCGATGCGCGCCAGCAACGGCTGCGTCTCGCGGTTCCGTCGCACCGCATGCCAGCCGGCCACCACCTCCAGCTTCGGCAGGGCCAGCCGCCCCTCGATCTCCAGCACCAGCCCGTACCTCAGCCCATCCCCCCCCGCATCCAGGTGCCGCATCACGTCCGGCACCACCCGCAGTCGCACCGCCTGGCGCCCGATGGTCAGTGACCCGCCCTCCACCAGGAAATGCCCCCGCACCGCCAGTTCCCGTTCCCGCGCCAGCTTCACCATCGCCCGCACCCATCCCGCGAACACCGCCGGATCGCCCCGGTGATACAACCCCAGCAGGATCCGATCCGGCCGCCGCGTCCGGTCCCACAACAACTCCTCCAGCGCGCCCTGCATCTCCTTCGTCAACCCCTCCGCCGCCCCCTGCGCCTCCGGCAGGCACGCCTCCTCCCGGCTCGTGTGAAATCCCACCAGCGCCCCGGCCTCGGCTTCCGCACTCCGCAACTCCAGGCCTTCCAAGGCCCGCAACAGCGCCTGCCGCCGCGGCAGACGCGCCACCGCCTCCGCCGAGGACGCATCCACCCACTGGCCCCGTCCCATCCGCGCCCGCAATTCCTCCGCCCGGTGCACCGCGTTCTCGAGTTCCCGCACCGCCGCGCTCCGACGCAGCCGCTGCGCCCGGCGCCGAAGTTCCGACAACCCGGTCGCCACCCCCGCCAGATCCCGGCGCGGATCCTCCGGCCCAGCCGGTCGCACCCCGGTGCACCGGACCCGCAACGCGCCCGCCGAGACCGTCGCCCAGGCCTGCACCGGCTGGTCCTCCGCAAACCCGTTGAGCGCATGCGCCAGCGGCACCAGCAGTTCCCGCTCGATCACCCGCTGCAACGGCCGCGCCCCGTACGCCGGATCGAATCCCAGCCGCATCAGGTGCTCCGCCAGCGCCGGATCGCAGTCCACCTCCACCATCCGCCGCCGAATCCCGTCCCGCTCCAGCGCCCGCCCCAACTCCCGGCGTGTCACCGCCAACGCCGCCCCCTCGTCCAGCGGCAGGAACGGAATGATCCCGTCCAGCCGGTTCACCATCTCCGGCCTGAGGAATCGCTCCACCACCCCGGTGAAATGTTCCCGCGCGTCCCGACGCGCCCCCGCATCAGCCCGAAATCCCGCCGGCGCCCTCTGAAATTCCTGCGCCCCGAGATTCGAAGTCAGCACCACCACCGCGTTCCCGAACCACGCCAGCCGGCCCGCCGCATCCGTCAACCGCGCCTCCCCCAGCACCTGCAGCAACAGGTCGTGCACCGCCGGATGCGCCTTCTCGAACTCGTCCAGCAGCACCACGCAGAACGGCTGCTCCCGCAACCGCGCCGTCAGCAGCCCCTCCCGGTCCCACGCCCCGCCCGCCAGCCGCTCCACCGCATCCCCGTGCGCATACTCGCTCATGTCGAACCGCACCATCCGCGTCCGGTCCCCGAACAGGTACTCCGCCTGCGCCTTCACCATCTCCGTCTTCCCCACCCCCGTCGGCCCCACAAACAGGAACGACGCCAGCGGCCGCCGCGGCCGCGCCAGCCGCGTCTTCACCAGCGCCAGCGTGGACACCACCGCCTCCACCGCCTCCTCCTGCCCGATCACCCGCTCCTCAAACCACCGCCTCGCCGCGTCCGGATCGAAGGCCACCGTCTCGTCCAGCAGCCACCGCGGCAACCCCGTCTCCCGCCGGAACGCCTCCCGCACCCGCGCCCCATCCACCTCCAATGTCGCCTCCACCTCCACCTTCCCCCCGCCCGCCATGCCGTCCCCGGACACCCCCTCCTGCAACAGCGGCCGCACAAACCGCAACGCCCGGCCCGGACGCGCCGAATACCCGCCGTACCGCGCGTGCAGCCGCACCACCGCATCCAACCCCTCCTCCGACAACCCCCGGCCCCCGCCCGACCGCGACGCCCGTCCCGTCTCCCGCAGGATCCGCCGGAAGGCGTCCATCCCGGGTTCCTCGCAGCGCACCTCCTCGAAGGCCCGCAGCAACTGCGGCTCCATCCGTTCCACCAGCGCCAGTTCCTCGACCGTCGCCTCCGTCACCGCCAGCAGTTCCCCGCGCATCAGGTGCGGCCGCAGAAACGATCCGATCCCCTGCGCGTTCGCCACGCTCGCCCCCACCTGGATCAACTCGAAGATCCCCCCCAAATGCACCACCGCCCGCCGGTGCGACGCCTCCCGCACCATCTTCAGGCACCGCTCCTGCCACATCCCGTACCCGCTCATCCCCGCCACCAGCCGCGCCCCGCTGGTCGCGAAAAACGGGGTGTCCGGGAATCCCAGCTCCTGCCGCCGCCGCACCAGTTCCCGGAAGGCCGCCGTCTTGCCCACCCCCGACGGCCCCACCAGCAGCACACTCCGCGGCGGATTCCCCCCCAGCACGGTCGCCAGTCTTCCCACCACCCCCTCGTTCTCCCACGTCGCTTCGATCCGCTCCTTCCCCACGTCCAGCCCCACCTCCTCCAGCACCCGCCGGTCCGACTCCCGATCCTCTTCCCGCGCCAACGCCTCCTGCTTCGTCGTCGGCACCTCCACCACAATCTCGATCCGCCCCGTCTCCAACCCCTCCGGCTGCCATAGCCGCGCCAGTCCCCCGAGGGTTCCCATCAGACGCCGGCGCGCCAACGCCCCCCGCACCTCCGACTCCAACCGCTTCTCCAGATCCTGCCGCCCCTGCACCACCACCGTCAGCGCCAGCACCGGTACCCACGCCAGCACCGTGTCCGTCTCACCGCCCTCATGCCACAGCACGTAATCCACCGTCAGATCCACCGGCTCGCCCCACCACGGATGCCGCACCATCGGCGTCAATCGCAGCGTCCGCTGCCGAACCTCGGCCTCCACCCGGCCCCGCCGCCGGTGGATCTCCATCAGCGGCGTCTTCCCCAGCACCTGACGCACCCGCGCCACCAGCACCCGCTCCGCCGCCGCCGCGCTCTCCCCCAGCACCCCGACCTCCGGAAAACCCGGAGCGGTCAGCCACCACCATCCGGCGGCCAGCCGCGCTCCGACCGTCGTCAGTTCAAACGGAATCTGGGGCATGCAGGAACGCCCCGGGTTCTAAGCCAGCCCCCCTTCCCACCCAAGCCTTTCGTGCTTACCCCCCTCCCCCCACGATCTCCCGCGCCCTCGCCAGCGCCTCATCGAAGTTCCCGCAGAAGTTCTCCGGCCCCCACTTCTCGATCATCCCCGCCTGGCTCAACGCCATCAGCGGCTGCGTGTGGGCGCCGCTGAACACAATCCGCGATCCGTAACTCGCCCACTTCTCCTGGATCTCCTCCAGCGCATTCAACCCGGTCGCGTCCATCGCCAGCACGTCCTGCATCCGCAGGATCAGCACCTTCGGCCGTTCCTGCAGCCGCTTCAGCGCAGTCTCCAGCTTGTCCGCCGCGCCAAAGAGAAACGCCCCCACCAACCGGAATGACACCACCCCCGCCGGAATCGCCTTCCCTTCAGTCCGGTTCTCCGGAACGTCCGAGGTCTCCCGCGCATCGGCCGCGATGATCTGCGTCGTCGAAACAATCCGGTGGATGAACAGCGCCGCCGCCAGCAGCAGTCCGACCTCCACCGCAAACGTCAGGTCAAACAGCACCGTCAACGCGAAGGTCAGCAGAAACACTCCCGCATCCCCCCTCGGCCATCGCAGCAGACGCCGGAAATTGTGCCACTCCCCCATCCGCATCGCCACGTTCACCAGCACCGCCCCCAGCGTCGCCAGCGGGATGTTCCGCGCCAGCGGCGCCGCGAAGAGCACGATCCCCAGCAGCACCAGCGCATGCACCATGCCCGCCACCGGCGTCCGTCCCCCATTGCGGATATTCGTCGCCGTTCGCGCAATCGCGCCCGTCGCCGGAATGCCCCCCAGCAATCCCGACCCGATGTTCGCCACCCCCTGCGCCAGCAACTCCTGGTTCGAGTCGTGCCGGTCGTCGATCATCCCGTCCGCCACCACCGCACACAGCAGCGATTCGATGGCCGCCAGCATGGCGATGGTGAACGCCGGACGAAACAGCACCGGCAACTCCGCCCACGGGATGGCCGGGAGGGTCAGCGGAGGCAGGGAAGTCGGAATGTCCCCGAACGCCGTTCCCACCGTCGCCACCCCGCACCGGCTGTCCAGCTGCCACACCACCACCGCCACCGTCCCCAGCACCATCGCACCGATGCTCCCCGGCAGAATCCGCTGCCACCGCGCCGGCCAGCCGAAGATCAGCACCATCGATCCCACAGCCAGCAACACGCTCCACGGATTGATGTCCGCCACATGCCGGGCCACGAACACCACCTTCCAAACAAACTCCGGCGGCACCTTCTCCCCGGCCGCCAGCGGGATCCCGAGCAATTCGCGCCATTGCGAACTGAAGATGATGACCGCGATCCCCGCCGTGAATCCGCCGGTCACCGGGTACGGGATGTACTTGATGAGCCCCCCCAGCCGCGCCCAGCCCATCGCCAGCAGCATCAGTCCCGCCAGGATCGTGCACACCGCGAGATTGGCCATCCCGTGCTGCGCGTACACCGCGTACACCACCCCGATGAACGCCCCCGTAGGCCCCCCCACGCTCACCCGGCTTCCCCCAAGAAAGGAAATCAGAAACCCCGCCACAATGGCCGTGTACAACCCCGCGCTCGGGCTTTCCACCGACGCAATCCCGAACGCCAGCGCCAGCGGCAACGCCACCACCCCCACCGTCACCCCAGCCGTCAGGTCCCGCCCCAGATCCCCCATGGAATAGGACCTCAGGGTCTCGAACAGCTTCGGTCTGAAAAACAACGCGCTCTGCCTCACCGCAACCGCCCCATTCCGCGCCAAACGTCTTCACCTGTCACGGGCAAATCCGAAAACAATGGGACAGGTATTTAGTATTGACTCTCCCCACCCCCACATCTCACCCTTCATTCATTCACATCACGCTCCCGTTCACCCGCACCCACCTCTCTCACGCTCGCCGAACTGACATCCCGCACGCCCCCACCCTATGAGAACCCCTCGCATCAAGGCCGACCCCTCCCTCCCCGCAGTCTATCACTGCATGTCCCGCGTCGCCGGCCGCCTTCCACTCCTCGACGACTCCGCCAAGCACAAACTCCTCAACATCCTCCATCACCTCGCCCGCTTCTGCGACATCGACATCATCACCTTCTGCATGATGTCCAACCACTTCCATCTCCTCATCCGCGTCCCT from Verrucomicrobiia bacterium harbors:
- a CDS encoding transposase is translated as MRTPRIKADPSLPAVYHCMSRVAGRLPLLDDSAKHKLLNILHHLARFCDIDIITFCMMSNHFHLLIRVPPKPLPDSIPDDVILAKLEDFYGPKATLPTLARAALNKGQPIPDDIRQAVLSRIADLSVFLQEFK
- a CDS encoding STAS domain-containing protein, yielding MGDLGRDLTAGVTVGVVALPLALAFGIASVESPSAGLYTAIVAGFLISFLGGSRVSVGGPTGAFIGVVYAVYAQHGMANLAVCTILAGLMLLAMGWARLGGLIKYIPYPVTGGFTAGIAVIIFSSQWRELLGIPLAAGEKVPPEFVWKVVFVARHVADINPWSVLLAVGSMVLIFGWPARWQRILPGSIGAMVLGTVAVVVWQLDSRCGVATVGTAFGDIPTSLPPLTLPAIPWAELPVLFRPAFTIAMLAAIESLLCAVVADGMIDDRHDSNQELLAQGVANIGSGLLGGIPATGAIARTATNIRNGGRTPVAGMVHALVLLGIVLFAAPLARNIPLATLGAVLVNVAMRMGEWHNFRRLLRWPRGDAGVFLLTFALTVLFDLTFAVEVGLLLAAALFIHRIVSTTQIIAADARETSDVPENRTEGKAIPAGVVSFRLVGAFLFGAADKLETALKRLQERPKVLILRMQDVLAMDATGLNALEEIQEKWASYGSRIVFSGAHTQPLMALSQAGMIEKWGPENFCGNFDEALARAREIVGGGG
- a CDS encoding ATP-dependent Clp protease ATP-binding subunit — encoded protein: MPQIPFELTTVGARLAAGWWWLTAPGFPEVGVLGESAAAAERVLVARVRQVLGKTPLMEIHRRRGRVEAEVRQRTLRLTPMVRHPWWGEPVDLTVDYVLWHEGGETDTVLAWVPVLALTVVVQGRQDLEKRLESEVRGALARRRLMGTLGGLARLWQPEGLETGRIEIVVEVPTTKQEALAREEDRESDRRVLEEVGLDVGKERIEATWENEGVVGRLATVLGGNPPRSVLLVGPSGVGKTAAFRELVRRRQELGFPDTPFFATSGARLVAGMSGYGMWQERCLKMVREASHRRAVVHLGGIFELIQVGASVANAQGIGSFLRPHLMRGELLAVTEATVEELALVERMEPQLLRAFEEVRCEEPGMDAFRRILRETGRASRSGGGRGLSEEGLDAVVRLHARYGGYSARPGRALRFVRPLLQEGVSGDGMAGGGKVEVEATLEVDGARVREAFRRETGLPRWLLDETVAFDPDAARRWFEERVIGQEEAVEAVVSTLALVKTRLARPRRPLASFLFVGPTGVGKTEMVKAQAEYLFGDRTRMVRFDMSEYAHGDAVERLAGGAWDREGLLTARLREQPFCVVLLDEFEKAHPAVHDLLLQVLGEARLTDAAGRLAWFGNAVVVLTSNLGAQEFQRAPAGFRADAGARRDAREHFTGVVERFLRPEMVNRLDGIIPFLPLDEGAALAVTRRELGRALERDGIRRRMVEVDCDPALAEHLMRLGFDPAYGARPLQRVIERELLVPLAHALNGFAEDQPVQAWATVSAGALRVRCTGVRPAGPEDPRRDLAGVATGLSELRRRAQRLRRSAAVRELENAVHRAEELRARMGRGQWVDASSAEAVARLPRRQALLRALEGLELRSAEAEAGALVGFHTSREEACLPEAQGAAEGLTKEMQGALEELLWDRTRRPDRILLGLYHRGDPAVFAGWVRAMVKLARERELAVRGHFLVEGGSLTIGRQAVRLRVVPDVMRHLDAGGDGLRYGLVLEIEGRLALPKLEVVAGWHAVRRNRETQPLLARIEAADLLKYRPPPELGARSWGGDSPRYLWDQDEGMLSDRTGTRRAWNGDIRAGLEPFLTAAFEARLNEPLTP
- a CDS encoding ATP-dependent Clp protease ATP-binding subunit, with protein sequence MNCPVPIYVEERVVNGATQYHVRGLPVGEPHRTGDRLSRALARLTTDLRRQFAALAAKPSHEELMAAFLVPPLDEAWVTLRLEGPWGSAKVGVLLVAWEAFERRVVRVPALEDVYFEVGRGEDLVERATTALQRHFRDRVQRDESESERPAVVLSARRAWLTRVEVPVDVPVHFAEEERPRFAQLGGPATESGAVALERVGRCLNALYPEELDRAEEREREVDELAGLLTGGERRPVLVLGARSSGKTAVVHEALHRLLARREEGDGAARQWWQIAPARLVSGMSYLGQWEQRLMAILEEAKRRDHVLYFDDLPGLFLAGISAHSRLTVAHVLKPWIERRDIRLLCEVTPEGWRALRERDRGFADLFQILRVPALDEAATYRCLVAVQRRLEERQNCRLTLDVLPAVVDLVGRHDGEAEFPGKAAGFLRQVALKRQGQTIGRPEVIAEFHDRTGLSPIFLDRRRQWGSEEVFEALARRVVGQAAALRAAADIVGLARARLNDPGKPLGSLLFLGPSGVGKTECAKALAAFLFGDADRLVRFDMNEYVTPAAVARLTGTLGDPEGLLTGAVRRQPYAVVLFDEIEKADPRAHDLLLSVLGEGRLTDAYGRTAGFSGCLVVMTSNLGVREAGQRLGFVPDGTDAEAVFVDAARAFFRPEFFNRLDRVIPFRALDRDELARLADRHLAAVLNRHGLHQRRCVVRVEAGAMDRWIESGRDPRLGARALKRAVERDVAQPLARRLVETVAGDVVRIALRAGPTGLEVGAHPLRPAVRQDRPGGWRDAGPEEREADWESRIGRLEEWVDRLAPAGPVGMSGLGVEEARYFAAREQWRRVRAIFRRALAEGGHHGGAGARMQPLRRGHRRAARFKEAESDAGVSEETTPFQPSGGEGMPGGGSGMGLWEELAGEACLLDHLLRAAKEERVRVTFGIDGGGGVALPAGWLKAYHDCLSGLWGYRCEAVGGEEDLMNGRPCGVEFAGPGALGLAGSEAGLQSVEGPDGRLLILRVGVEEAPDAEKGTDGLGLAGGPGTDGGGWLLRAFRHPNRLVDHRSGWELIGPFTGWHLRQLLLRALPWPGERGGPPGAV